Proteins encoded by one window of Bacillus rossius redtenbacheri isolate Brsri chromosome 3, Brsri_v3, whole genome shotgun sequence:
- the LOC134530760 gene encoding protein argonaute-2-like isoform X2, with the protein MGKKNKKKSSTSQEPTQQQQQQQQQQQQQQQPPQPTPPPAAKPEEHPPSGDTQPKTSGGKKQKKNVKQLSELQQPAIVQHESQPTTARQPEGFQQQQLHTPVEGQLRQEPPGFHPPSQQQRGPPGFQLPRQQQVPPGLQLPDVQQTPLSSHERQAQPPQTAWGQKRQVPPGIQEQQQQGPPGGRGWGQQKQGAPGIQGQQQQRPPGIQGQQHQRPPDIQGQQQQGPPGIQGQQQQGPPGIQGQQQQGPPGIQGQQQQGPPGIQGQQQQGPPGIRGRQQQQQQGPADGLGQQHGPQIQQKQPSQPAVPAARQPQPKVDATIVTKGVRALSLKVPPRTNIRGGGTKGRKTIIETNHLALDISKARNNRIIHYDVAIDPDKPKRLIRFVMEQFRVDNYPDRYPAFDGRKNLYSSGYLPFQTHISGNVVIQDEESRNPKEYKVTINFANMVNLDQLKTYMQQGNSQDTPMEVIQAVDIVLREASASSRSFVQVGRSFFTPPSDQLIDLGEGLELWYGFYQSAILGWRPFVNIDVAHKGFPKHQSVVQLISDLFRDPRSQQGLNAYQIDDLNKYLRTLKVDYELPNQPNTKRCYRVNKVVDSPRRLKFKLENGQEMTVLEYFRQEKRLNLQYPDLPCLHVGSPNRPNPIYLPVELCTVRSQVIVRKMTENQTSNMIKVAATSADRRKSKIIDALRKAGFNKSRTVQEFGFSVSDQFEKIPARILDAPQLEYNKQVERPMKGVWRAKPFLNGSVLSDWIILNLNNRYIREDQLRSFCTEMKRTGENLGMRIGPSRSPCSVDWHPRDLQRKLEEYLQQVKGIQLVVVVVPDRGDFYAKVKQTAELQVGVLTQCVKARTMGRMNPATVSNILLKVNSKLNGINHTLHSSAKPQCLLRPVMIVGADVTHPSPDQNDIPSVAAVCASHDPKAFCYNIQYRLQGPREEIIRDLENIMKEHLKFFFKQTKGYKPEKIIFYRDGVSEGQFAQVLNEELQAIRRACQSMSSDYQPQITFLVVQKRHHTRFFPLKPEDFDGRNNNVPPGTVVDTEITHPTEMDFYLVSHASIQGTSRPTKYRRLWDDSNMSEDDVEQLTYYLCHMFSRCTRAVSYPTPTYYAHLAAYRARVYIEGQRIQLDKLPEEQKRRRIQDVICRDSPMFFV; encoded by the exons ATGGGGAAAAAGAATAAGAAGAAATCTAGTACGAGCCAAGAACCAACACaacaacaacagcagcagcagcagcagcagcagcagcagcagcagccgccgcagccgaCGCCCCCACCTGCAGCTAAGCCAGAAGAGCATCCACCGTCAGGTGATACCCAACCAAAAACTTCGGgaggaaaaaaacaaaagaaaaatgttaagCAATTAAGTGAATTGCAACAACCAGCTATAGTACAACACGAATCACAGCCAACAACTGCAAGACAGCCTGAAGGATTCCAACAGCAACAGCTGCATACTCCAGTAGAGGGACAACTGCGTCAGGAACCACCAGGCTTTCATCCACCATCACAACAACAGCGAGGGCCACCAGGCTTCCAGCTTCCACGTCAGCAACAAGTACCACCAGGTTTGCAGTTACCAGATGTACAACAAACCCCCCTTAGTAGCCATGAACGTCAGGCACAACCACCTCAAACAGCATGGGGTCAAAAGAGACAAGTTCCACCAGGTATCCAAGAGCAGCAGCAACAAGGACCACCAGGTGGGAGGGGATGGGGACAGCAGAAACAAGGAGCACCAGGTATTCAAGGGCAGCAGCAACAAAGACCACCAG GTATTCAAGGGCAGCAGCATCAAAGACCACCAGATATTCAAGGGCAGCAGCAACAAGGACCACCAGGTATTCAAGGGCAGCAGCAACAAGGACCACCAGGTATTCAAGGGCAGCAGCAACAAGGACCACCAGGTATTCAAGGGCAGCAGCAACAAGGACCACCAGGTATTCAAGGGCAGCAGCAACAAGGACCACCAGGTATCCGAgggcggcagcagcagcagcagcaaggaCCAGCAGATGGCCTGGGGCAGCAACATGGGCCACAAATACAGCAAAAACAACCTTCTCAGCCTGCAGTTCCTGCAGCACGACAACCACAACCAAAAGTTGATGCTACAATAGTAACGAAAGGTGTAAGAGCTTTGAGTTTAAAAGTACCACCACGTACCAATATTCGTGGAGGAGGTACTAAGGGAAGAAAGACCATAATAGAGACCAATCACCTTGCACTGGATATCAGTAAAGCCAGAAACAATAGAATCATCCATTATGATGTGGCAATAGATCCAGACAAGCCAAAGAGGCTGATTCGATTCGTGATGGAGCAGTTTCGTGTAGACAATTACCCTGATAGATATCCTGCTTTTGATGGAAGGAAAAATCTGTATAGCTCAGGATATTTACCTTTTCAGACACACATATCAGGAAATGTCGTTATACAAGATGAAGAGAGTAGAAATCCAAAAGAATACAAAGTAACTATAAATTTTGCTAACATGGTTAACTTAGACCAGCTTAAAACTTACATGCAACAAGGTAACTCTCAGGATACTCCAATGGAGGTGATTCAGGCAGTTGATATTGTTCTTCGTGAAGCATCAGCATCTTCTAGGAGTTTTGTACAGGTTGGGCGGTCTTTCTTCACACCACCATCAGATCAACTTATAGACCTTGGAGAAGGCTTGGAGTTATGGTATGGGTTTTACCAAAGTGCTATTTTAGGGTGGCGACCATTTGTAAACATTGATGTAGCACATAAAGGTTTTCCCAAACATCAGAGTGTTGTACaattaattagtgatttatttCGTGACCCTAGAAGCCAGCAGGGGTTAAACGCATATCAAATTGATGATCTAAACAAGTACTTAAGAACACTCAAAGTCGATTATGAACTACCTAATCAGCCAAACACAAAGAGATGTTACAGAGTTAACAAAGTGGTTGATTCACCACGTAGGTTGAAATTTAAACTTGAAAATGGCCAGGAAATGACTGTTTTAGAGTATTTCAGACAGGAAAAGAGATTGAATTTGCAGTACCCAGATTTACCATGTCTTCATGTGGGATCTCCAAATAGGCCAAACCCTATATATTTACCAGTAGAACTCTGCACAGTAAGAAGTCAAGTGATTGTTCGTAAAATGACTGAAAATCAAACTTCTAACATGATAAAAGTTGCTGCAACCAGTGCAGATAGACGAAAATCTAAGATTATTGATGCATTGAGGAAAGCAGGATTCAACAAATCCAGGACAGTTCAGGAATTTGGATTCTCTGTTAGTGATCAGTTTGAAAAGATTCCAGCTAGAATATTGGATGCTCCACAATTGGAATACAACAAACAAGTTGAGAGACCAATGAAAGGTGTGTGGCGAGCAAAGCCTTTCTTAAACGGTTCAGTGCTTTCAGACTGGATAATACTTAATTTGAATAATCGTTATATTAGAGAAGATCAGCTGAGAAGTttctgtactgaaatgaaaaggACAGGTGAAAATTTGGGCATGAGAATTGGCCCATCTCGATCACCTTGCTCTGTTGATTGGCACCCTCGGGATTTGCAGCGTAAGTTGGAAGAATATTTGCAGCAAGTTAAAGGTATCCAGCTGGTGGTAGTGGTGGTTCCTGATAGAGGTGATTTCTATGCCAAGGTTAAACAGACAGCAGAGCTGCAGGTAGGTGTTCTAACTCAGTGTGTTAAAGCCCGTACCATGGGTCGAATGAACCCTGCGACTGTCAGCAACATTCTTCTAAAAGTTAATTCCAAACTGAATGGTATCAATCATACCCTACATTCCAGCGCAAAACCCCAATGTTTGTTGAGGCCAGTAATGATAGTAGGAGCAGATGTTACACATCCTTCTCCGGACCAAAATGACATACCTTCAGTTGCTGCAGTCTGTGCAAGTCATGATCCAAAAGCATTTTGTTACAACATTCAATATAGACTGCAAGGGCCTCGTGAAGAGATTATAAGGGACCTGGAAAACATAATGAAGGAACACCTTAAGTTTTTCTTCAAGCAGACTAAAGGTTATAAGCCAGAGAAAATAATCTTCTACCGTGATGGTGTTAGTGAAGGACAGTTTGCCCAAGTTCTGAATGAAGAACTGCAAGCAATCCGGCGTGCTTGTCAATCCATGAGTTCAGATTATCAGCCACAAATTACCTTTTTGGTGGTACAGAAAAGGCATCATACACGTTTCTTTCCACTAAAACCAGAAGACTTTGATGGAAGAAATAACAATGTGCCTCCAGGTACTGTTGTCGACACGGAAATAACACACCCGACAGAAATGGATTTCTATCTTGTGAGTCATGCCAGCATTCAAGGAACGAGTCGACCTACAAAGTATCGTAGGTTGTGGGACGACAGTAATATGTCAGAAGATGACGTTGAACAGCTCACATATTATTTGTGCCACATGTTCTCAAGATGTACCCGTGCCGTATCATATCCAACACCCACATATTATGCTCATCTTGCAGCATATAGAGCTCGAGTCTACATAGAAGGCCAAAGAATACAGTTGGACAAATTACCGGAAGAGCAAAAACGTAGGCGCATCCAGGACGTTATCTGCAGAGATTCACCTATGTTCTTTGTGTAG
- the LOC134530760 gene encoding protein argonaute-2-like isoform X1 — MGKKNKKKSSTSQEPTQQQQQQQQQQQQQQQPPQPTPPPAAKPEEHPPSGDTQPKTSGGKKQKKNVKQLSELQQPAIVQHESQPTTARQPEGFQQQQLHTPVEGQLRQEPPGFHPPSQQQRGPPGFQLPRQQQVPPGLQLPDVQQTPLSSHERQAQPPQTAWGQKRQVPPGIQEQQQQGPPGGRGWGQQKQGAPGIQGQQQQRPPGGRGRGQQRQGPPGIQGQQHQRPPDIQGQQQQGPPGIQGQQQQGPPGIQGQQQQGPPGIQGQQQQGPPGIQGQQQQGPPGIRGRQQQQQQGPADGLGQQHGPQIQQKQPSQPAVPAARQPQPKVDATIVTKGVRALSLKVPPRTNIRGGGTKGRKTIIETNHLALDISKARNNRIIHYDVAIDPDKPKRLIRFVMEQFRVDNYPDRYPAFDGRKNLYSSGYLPFQTHISGNVVIQDEESRNPKEYKVTINFANMVNLDQLKTYMQQGNSQDTPMEVIQAVDIVLREASASSRSFVQVGRSFFTPPSDQLIDLGEGLELWYGFYQSAILGWRPFVNIDVAHKGFPKHQSVVQLISDLFRDPRSQQGLNAYQIDDLNKYLRTLKVDYELPNQPNTKRCYRVNKVVDSPRRLKFKLENGQEMTVLEYFRQEKRLNLQYPDLPCLHVGSPNRPNPIYLPVELCTVRSQVIVRKMTENQTSNMIKVAATSADRRKSKIIDALRKAGFNKSRTVQEFGFSVSDQFEKIPARILDAPQLEYNKQVERPMKGVWRAKPFLNGSVLSDWIILNLNNRYIREDQLRSFCTEMKRTGENLGMRIGPSRSPCSVDWHPRDLQRKLEEYLQQVKGIQLVVVVVPDRGDFYAKVKQTAELQVGVLTQCVKARTMGRMNPATVSNILLKVNSKLNGINHTLHSSAKPQCLLRPVMIVGADVTHPSPDQNDIPSVAAVCASHDPKAFCYNIQYRLQGPREEIIRDLENIMKEHLKFFFKQTKGYKPEKIIFYRDGVSEGQFAQVLNEELQAIRRACQSMSSDYQPQITFLVVQKRHHTRFFPLKPEDFDGRNNNVPPGTVVDTEITHPTEMDFYLVSHASIQGTSRPTKYRRLWDDSNMSEDDVEQLTYYLCHMFSRCTRAVSYPTPTYYAHLAAYRARVYIEGQRIQLDKLPEEQKRRRIQDVICRDSPMFFV; from the coding sequence ATGGGGAAAAAGAATAAGAAGAAATCTAGTACGAGCCAAGAACCAACACaacaacaacagcagcagcagcagcagcagcagcagcagcagcagccgccgcagccgaCGCCCCCACCTGCAGCTAAGCCAGAAGAGCATCCACCGTCAGGTGATACCCAACCAAAAACTTCGGgaggaaaaaaacaaaagaaaaatgttaagCAATTAAGTGAATTGCAACAACCAGCTATAGTACAACACGAATCACAGCCAACAACTGCAAGACAGCCTGAAGGATTCCAACAGCAACAGCTGCATACTCCAGTAGAGGGACAACTGCGTCAGGAACCACCAGGCTTTCATCCACCATCACAACAACAGCGAGGGCCACCAGGCTTCCAGCTTCCACGTCAGCAACAAGTACCACCAGGTTTGCAGTTACCAGATGTACAACAAACCCCCCTTAGTAGCCATGAACGTCAGGCACAACCACCTCAAACAGCATGGGGTCAAAAGAGACAAGTTCCACCAGGTATCCAAGAGCAGCAGCAACAAGGACCACCAGGTGGGAGGGGATGGGGACAGCAGAAACAAGGAGCACCAGGTATTCAAGGGCAGCAGCAACAAAGACCACCAGGTGGGAGGGGACGGGGACAGCAGAGACAAGGACCACCAGGTATTCAAGGGCAGCAGCATCAAAGACCACCAGATATTCAAGGGCAGCAGCAACAAGGACCACCAGGTATTCAAGGGCAGCAGCAACAAGGACCACCAGGTATTCAAGGGCAGCAGCAACAAGGACCACCAGGTATTCAAGGGCAGCAGCAACAAGGACCACCAGGTATTCAAGGGCAGCAGCAACAAGGACCACCAGGTATCCGAgggcggcagcagcagcagcagcaaggaCCAGCAGATGGCCTGGGGCAGCAACATGGGCCACAAATACAGCAAAAACAACCTTCTCAGCCTGCAGTTCCTGCAGCACGACAACCACAACCAAAAGTTGATGCTACAATAGTAACGAAAGGTGTAAGAGCTTTGAGTTTAAAAGTACCACCACGTACCAATATTCGTGGAGGAGGTACTAAGGGAAGAAAGACCATAATAGAGACCAATCACCTTGCACTGGATATCAGTAAAGCCAGAAACAATAGAATCATCCATTATGATGTGGCAATAGATCCAGACAAGCCAAAGAGGCTGATTCGATTCGTGATGGAGCAGTTTCGTGTAGACAATTACCCTGATAGATATCCTGCTTTTGATGGAAGGAAAAATCTGTATAGCTCAGGATATTTACCTTTTCAGACACACATATCAGGAAATGTCGTTATACAAGATGAAGAGAGTAGAAATCCAAAAGAATACAAAGTAACTATAAATTTTGCTAACATGGTTAACTTAGACCAGCTTAAAACTTACATGCAACAAGGTAACTCTCAGGATACTCCAATGGAGGTGATTCAGGCAGTTGATATTGTTCTTCGTGAAGCATCAGCATCTTCTAGGAGTTTTGTACAGGTTGGGCGGTCTTTCTTCACACCACCATCAGATCAACTTATAGACCTTGGAGAAGGCTTGGAGTTATGGTATGGGTTTTACCAAAGTGCTATTTTAGGGTGGCGACCATTTGTAAACATTGATGTAGCACATAAAGGTTTTCCCAAACATCAGAGTGTTGTACaattaattagtgatttatttCGTGACCCTAGAAGCCAGCAGGGGTTAAACGCATATCAAATTGATGATCTAAACAAGTACTTAAGAACACTCAAAGTCGATTATGAACTACCTAATCAGCCAAACACAAAGAGATGTTACAGAGTTAACAAAGTGGTTGATTCACCACGTAGGTTGAAATTTAAACTTGAAAATGGCCAGGAAATGACTGTTTTAGAGTATTTCAGACAGGAAAAGAGATTGAATTTGCAGTACCCAGATTTACCATGTCTTCATGTGGGATCTCCAAATAGGCCAAACCCTATATATTTACCAGTAGAACTCTGCACAGTAAGAAGTCAAGTGATTGTTCGTAAAATGACTGAAAATCAAACTTCTAACATGATAAAAGTTGCTGCAACCAGTGCAGATAGACGAAAATCTAAGATTATTGATGCATTGAGGAAAGCAGGATTCAACAAATCCAGGACAGTTCAGGAATTTGGATTCTCTGTTAGTGATCAGTTTGAAAAGATTCCAGCTAGAATATTGGATGCTCCACAATTGGAATACAACAAACAAGTTGAGAGACCAATGAAAGGTGTGTGGCGAGCAAAGCCTTTCTTAAACGGTTCAGTGCTTTCAGACTGGATAATACTTAATTTGAATAATCGTTATATTAGAGAAGATCAGCTGAGAAGTttctgtactgaaatgaaaaggACAGGTGAAAATTTGGGCATGAGAATTGGCCCATCTCGATCACCTTGCTCTGTTGATTGGCACCCTCGGGATTTGCAGCGTAAGTTGGAAGAATATTTGCAGCAAGTTAAAGGTATCCAGCTGGTGGTAGTGGTGGTTCCTGATAGAGGTGATTTCTATGCCAAGGTTAAACAGACAGCAGAGCTGCAGGTAGGTGTTCTAACTCAGTGTGTTAAAGCCCGTACCATGGGTCGAATGAACCCTGCGACTGTCAGCAACATTCTTCTAAAAGTTAATTCCAAACTGAATGGTATCAATCATACCCTACATTCCAGCGCAAAACCCCAATGTTTGTTGAGGCCAGTAATGATAGTAGGAGCAGATGTTACACATCCTTCTCCGGACCAAAATGACATACCTTCAGTTGCTGCAGTCTGTGCAAGTCATGATCCAAAAGCATTTTGTTACAACATTCAATATAGACTGCAAGGGCCTCGTGAAGAGATTATAAGGGACCTGGAAAACATAATGAAGGAACACCTTAAGTTTTTCTTCAAGCAGACTAAAGGTTATAAGCCAGAGAAAATAATCTTCTACCGTGATGGTGTTAGTGAAGGACAGTTTGCCCAAGTTCTGAATGAAGAACTGCAAGCAATCCGGCGTGCTTGTCAATCCATGAGTTCAGATTATCAGCCACAAATTACCTTTTTGGTGGTACAGAAAAGGCATCATACACGTTTCTTTCCACTAAAACCAGAAGACTTTGATGGAAGAAATAACAATGTGCCTCCAGGTACTGTTGTCGACACGGAAATAACACACCCGACAGAAATGGATTTCTATCTTGTGAGTCATGCCAGCATTCAAGGAACGAGTCGACCTACAAAGTATCGTAGGTTGTGGGACGACAGTAATATGTCAGAAGATGACGTTGAACAGCTCACATATTATTTGTGCCACATGTTCTCAAGATGTACCCGTGCCGTATCATATCCAACACCCACATATTATGCTCATCTTGCAGCATATAGAGCTCGAGTCTACATAGAAGGCCAAAGAATACAGTTGGACAAATTACCGGAAGAGCAAAAACGTAGGCGCATCCAGGACGTTATCTGCAGAGATTCACCTATGTTCTTTGTGTAG